The following coding sequences are from one Musa acuminata AAA Group cultivar baxijiao chromosome BXJ1-6, Cavendish_Baxijiao_AAA, whole genome shotgun sequence window:
- the LOC135675993 gene encoding tubulin beta-1 chain-like isoform X1: MMPPTAGLRLEPFAILSFLEADLISAFSPIKMREILHVQGGQCGNQIGSKFWEVVCDEHGIDPTGQYTGTSDLQLERVNVYYNEASCGRYVPRAVLMDLEPGTMDSVRTGPYGQIFRPDNFVFGQSGAGNNWAKGHYTEGAELIDSVLDVVRKEAENCDCLQGFQVCHSLGGGTGSGMGTLLISKIREEYPDRMLLTFSVFPSPKVSDTVVEPYNATLSVHQLVENADECMVLDNEALYDICFRTLKLTTPSFGDLNHLISATMSGVTCCLRFPGQLNSDLRKLAVNLIPFPRLHFFMVGFAPLTSRGSQQYRALTVPELTQQMWDAKNMMCAADPRHGRYLTASAMFRGKMSTKEVDEQMINVQNKNSSYFVEWIPNNVKSSVCDIPPKGLSMASTFIGNSTSIQEMFRRVSEQFTAMFRRKAFLHWYTGEGMDEMEFTEAESNMNDLVSEYQQYQDATADEEEYYEDEEEEVPQEM; the protein is encoded by the exons ataaaaatgagagaAATCCTCCACGTCCAGGGTGGTCAGTGCGGTAACCAGATCGGTTCCAAGTTCTGGGAAGTGGTCTGCGATGAGCACGGTATCGATCCCACCGGGCAGTATACTGGGACGTCAGACCTCCAACTGGAGCGCGTCAATGTGTACTATAACGAGGCCTCTTGTGGGAGGTACGTCCCCAGGGCAGTGCTCATGGATCTGGAGCCCGGCACCATGGATAGCGTTCGAACGGGGCCCTATGGCCAGATCTTCCGCCCTGATAACTTTGTCTTTGGTCAGTCTGGTGCTGGAAACAATTGGGCTAAAGGTCACTACACTGAGGGAGCTGAGCTCATCGACTCAGTTCTTGATGTGGTCAGGAAGGAGGCAGAGAACTGTGACTGTCTTCAGG GCTTTCAAGTGTGTCACTCTCTTGGTGGAGGAACTGGCTCTGGAATGGGAACACTTCTGATATCAAAGATCAGGGAGGAGTACCCGGATCGGATGTTGCTCACCTTCTCTGTTTTCCCTTCCCCCAAGGTTTCTGACACGGTTGTCGAACCATACAATGCAACCCTGTCTGTCCACCAATTAGTTGAGAATGCAGATGAATGCATGGTGCTGGACAATGAGGCCCTTTATGATATCTGCTTCCGAACTCTCAAGCTAACCACACCCAGCT TTGGGGATCTGAACCATTTGATATCTGCGACCATGAGTGGTGTCACATGCTGCCTCCGTTTCCCTGGTCAACTGAATTCTGACCTCCGAAAATTGGCTGTGAATCTGATCCCCTTCCCTCGCCTCCATTTCTTTATGGTTGGTTTTGCGCCGTTGACCTCAAGAGGATCACAGCAGTATCGTGCGCTAACCGTCCCTGAGTTAACCCAGCAGATGTGGGATGCTAAGAACATGATGTGTGCTGCTGATCCTCGCCATGGTCGCTACCTCACAGCCTCTGCTATGTTCAGAGGCAAGATGAGCACTAAAGAAGTTGATGAGCAGATGATCAATGTCCAGAACAAGAACTCATCTTACTTTGTTGAATGGATTCCTAATAATGTGAAGTCCAGTGTTTGTGACATACCACCCAAGGGTCTCTCTATGGCATCCACCTTCATTGGGAATTCGACGTCAATCCAAGAGATGTTCAGGAGGGTGAGCGAGCAGTTTACTGCAATGTTTAGGAGAAAGGCTTTCTTGCACTGGTACACTGGCGAGGGCATGGACGAGATGGAATTCACTGAGGCTGAGAGCAACATGAATGATCTTGTTTCAGAGTACCAGCAGTATCAAGATGCCACTGCTGATGAAGAAGAATATTAtgaggacgaggaagaggaggtgcCACAGGAGATGTGA
- the LOC135675993 gene encoding tubulin beta-1 chain-like isoform X2, whose translation MREILHVQGGQCGNQIGSKFWEVVCDEHGIDPTGQYTGTSDLQLERVNVYYNEASCGRYVPRAVLMDLEPGTMDSVRTGPYGQIFRPDNFVFGQSGAGNNWAKGHYTEGAELIDSVLDVVRKEAENCDCLQGFQVCHSLGGGTGSGMGTLLISKIREEYPDRMLLTFSVFPSPKVSDTVVEPYNATLSVHQLVENADECMVLDNEALYDICFRTLKLTTPSFGDLNHLISATMSGVTCCLRFPGQLNSDLRKLAVNLIPFPRLHFFMVGFAPLTSRGSQQYRALTVPELTQQMWDAKNMMCAADPRHGRYLTASAMFRGKMSTKEVDEQMINVQNKNSSYFVEWIPNNVKSSVCDIPPKGLSMASTFIGNSTSIQEMFRRVSEQFTAMFRRKAFLHWYTGEGMDEMEFTEAESNMNDLVSEYQQYQDATADEEEYYEDEEEEVPQEM comes from the exons atgagagaAATCCTCCACGTCCAGGGTGGTCAGTGCGGTAACCAGATCGGTTCCAAGTTCTGGGAAGTGGTCTGCGATGAGCACGGTATCGATCCCACCGGGCAGTATACTGGGACGTCAGACCTCCAACTGGAGCGCGTCAATGTGTACTATAACGAGGCCTCTTGTGGGAGGTACGTCCCCAGGGCAGTGCTCATGGATCTGGAGCCCGGCACCATGGATAGCGTTCGAACGGGGCCCTATGGCCAGATCTTCCGCCCTGATAACTTTGTCTTTGGTCAGTCTGGTGCTGGAAACAATTGGGCTAAAGGTCACTACACTGAGGGAGCTGAGCTCATCGACTCAGTTCTTGATGTGGTCAGGAAGGAGGCAGAGAACTGTGACTGTCTTCAGG GCTTTCAAGTGTGTCACTCTCTTGGTGGAGGAACTGGCTCTGGAATGGGAACACTTCTGATATCAAAGATCAGGGAGGAGTACCCGGATCGGATGTTGCTCACCTTCTCTGTTTTCCCTTCCCCCAAGGTTTCTGACACGGTTGTCGAACCATACAATGCAACCCTGTCTGTCCACCAATTAGTTGAGAATGCAGATGAATGCATGGTGCTGGACAATGAGGCCCTTTATGATATCTGCTTCCGAACTCTCAAGCTAACCACACCCAGCT TTGGGGATCTGAACCATTTGATATCTGCGACCATGAGTGGTGTCACATGCTGCCTCCGTTTCCCTGGTCAACTGAATTCTGACCTCCGAAAATTGGCTGTGAATCTGATCCCCTTCCCTCGCCTCCATTTCTTTATGGTTGGTTTTGCGCCGTTGACCTCAAGAGGATCACAGCAGTATCGTGCGCTAACCGTCCCTGAGTTAACCCAGCAGATGTGGGATGCTAAGAACATGATGTGTGCTGCTGATCCTCGCCATGGTCGCTACCTCACAGCCTCTGCTATGTTCAGAGGCAAGATGAGCACTAAAGAAGTTGATGAGCAGATGATCAATGTCCAGAACAAGAACTCATCTTACTTTGTTGAATGGATTCCTAATAATGTGAAGTCCAGTGTTTGTGACATACCACCCAAGGGTCTCTCTATGGCATCCACCTTCATTGGGAATTCGACGTCAATCCAAGAGATGTTCAGGAGGGTGAGCGAGCAGTTTACTGCAATGTTTAGGAGAAAGGCTTTCTTGCACTGGTACACTGGCGAGGGCATGGACGAGATGGAATTCACTGAGGCTGAGAGCAACATGAATGATCTTGTTTCAGAGTACCAGCAGTATCAAGATGCCACTGCTGATGAAGAAGAATATTAtgaggacgaggaagaggaggtgcCACAGGAGATGTGA